In Corylus avellana chromosome ca2, CavTom2PMs-1.0, the following proteins share a genomic window:
- the LOC132170143 gene encoding ankyrin repeat-containing protein NPR4-like yields MDTTWENSFIAEDKTISLGKSDCNLDDDAIKKEGEQSNSTTEGGKGGGGSYGRYRTINYSTPLLIAASEGIREIFDEILKVHPQAIEHVTQDEENILHVVIRYRQREIFRLVKEMKKIMDSRLSSRIDGRSYTILHHVADMTKYDGGTKPGPALQLQEELKWLERVRKIMPSHYVMHRNYDDVTADELFKETHAELLKKAQKWIKETSQSCSAVAVLVATVVFATAYTVPGGNDDTGRPIFLHSPFFLFFTIMDVVSLASSLTSVVMFLSILTSPFEQQNFLKSLPRKLMVGFALLFFSVTTTMLSFSATILLIIRLEKKKWTSTLIYTAAFLPVAVFALMQFPLYIAFTSSLQSLSKKIMKKLRRLNLLSRFSKTSKGKIY; encoded by the exons ATGGATACTACATGGGAAAACAGTTTTATCGCAGAGGACAAGACGATTTCCTTGGGGAAATCGGACTGTAATTTGGACGACgatgctattaaaaaagaaggGGAACAATCCAACAGTACCACAGAAGGAGGTAAAGGAGGAGGGGGATCCTATGGGAGATATCGGACGATTAATTACAGTACCCCATTGCTTATTGCTGCTAGCGAAGGAATAAGAGAAATATTTGATGAGATACTTAAAGTGCATCCTCAGGCAATTGAGCACGTTACTCAGGATGAGGAAAACATATTGCACGTGGTCATTAGATACCGTCAAAGGGAAATCTTTCGCCTTGTAAaggagatgaaaaaaataatggactCTAGGTTGTCTTCAAGGATTGATGGGAGAAGCTACACCATATTGCATCATGTTGCCGACATGACCAAGTATGATGGAGGAACCAAACCTGGTCCTGCACTCCAATTGCAAGAGGAGTTGAAATGGCTTGAG CGTGTGCGAAAGATAATGCCTTCCCATTATGTCATGCACCGTAACTATGACGATGTGACTGCAGACGAGCTCTTCAAAGAGACACATGCTGAACTTCTCAAGAAGGCCCAAAAATGGATAAAGGAGACCTCTCAGTCGTGCTCTGCGGTTGCTGTCCTTGTCGCCACTGTCGTTTTCGCGACTGCCTACACCGTCCCGGGAGGCAATGATGACACGGGTCGTCCAATTTTCCTTCACTCTcccttcttcttattcttcacCATCATGGACGTTGTCTCCCTTGCAAGCTCCTTGACTTCTGTCGTAATGTTCCTATCGATTCTCACATCTCCTTTTGAGCAACAAAATTTCCTCAAATCTCTCCCTCGGAAGCTCATGGTGGGGTTCGCCTTGCTCTTCTTCTCTGTGACAACAACCATGCTTTCGTTCTCGGCAACCATTCTGCTCATCATTCGCcttgagaagaaaaaatggaCTTCGACTCTAATTTACACTGCGGCATTCCTTCCTGTTGCTGTGTTTGCACTTATGCAGTTCCCCTTATACATTGCATTCACCAGTAGTTTGCAGTCcctttcaaagaaaataatgaagaagcTTCGTCGCTTGAATCTCCTCTCTCGTTTCTCCAAAACCTCTAAGGGCAAGATCTATTGA